One window from the genome of Antechinus flavipes isolate AdamAnt ecotype Samford, QLD, Australia chromosome X, AdamAnt_v2, whole genome shotgun sequence encodes:
- the POU3F4 gene encoding POU domain, class 3, transcription factor 4: protein MATAASNPYSILSSSSLVHADSAGMQQGSPFRNPQKLLQSDYLQGVPSNGHPLGHHWVTSLSDGSPWSSTLASSPLDQQDVKPGREDLQLGAIIHHRSPHVPHHSPHANHPNAWGASPAHNSSLTSGGQPMNVYSQAGFTVSGMLEHGGLTPPPASGPAPGLHPVLRDTAEHGDLGAHHCQDHSDEETPTSDELEQFAKQFKQRRIKLGFTQADVGLALGTLYGNVFSQTTICRFEALQLSFKNMCKLKPLLNKWLEEADSSTGSPTSIDKIAAQGRKRKKRTSIEVSVKGVLETHFLKCPKPAAQEISSLADSLQLEKEVVRVWFCNRRQKEKRMTPPGEQPPGPPPPPPPPGPPGPPPPPGPPHDVYGHAVKTDASRHDL, encoded by the coding sequence ATGGCCACAGCCGCCTCGAATCCCTACAGCATTCTCAGTTCCAGCTCTCTGGTCCACGCGGACTCTGCAGGCATGCAGCAGGGGAGCCCTTTCCGAAATCCGCAAAAACTTCTCCAAAGTGATTACTTGCAGGGAGTTCCCAGCAACGGGCATCCCCTGGGCCACCACTGGGTGACCAGCCTCAGTGACGGCAGTCCCTGGTCCTCCACCCTGGCGAGCAGCCCTCTCGACCAGCAGGACGTGAAACCCGGCCGAGAGGATCTGCAGCTCGGCGCCATCATCCATCACAGGTCGCCCCACGTCCCCCACCACTCACCTCACGCGAACCATCCCAATGCCTGGGGAGCCAGCCCGGCTCACAACTCGTCGCTGACGTCCGGCGGGCAGCCCATGAACGTCTACTCGCAGGCCGGCTTCACGGTCAGCGGCATGCTGGAGCACGGGGGGCTCACCCCGCCGCCCGCCTCGGGTCCGGCCCCGGGGCTGCACCCCGTGCTGAGGGACACGGCGGAGCACGGCGACCTCGGGGCCCATCACTGCCAAGACCACTCGGACGAAGAGACCCCGACGTCCGACGAGTTGGAGCAGTTCGCCAAGCAGTTCAAACAAAGGCGCATCAAGTTGGGCTTCACGCAGGCGGACGTGGGCTTGGCGCTGGGCACCCTGTACGGCAACGTCTTCTCGCAGACCACCATCTGCAGGTTCGAGGCGCTGCAGCTGAGCTTCAAGAACATGTGCAAGTTGAAGCCGCTGCTGAACAAGTGGCTGGAGGAGGCGGACTCGTCCACCGGCAGCCCCACCAGCATCGACAAGATCGCGGCCCAGGGCcgcaagaggaagaagagaacttCCATAGAGGTGAGTGTCAAGGGGGTCCTGGAGACGCACTTTCTCAAGTGCCCCAAGCCCGCGGCCCAAGAGATCTCGTCCCTGGCCGACAGCCTGCAGCTGGAGAAGGAGGTGGTGCGGGTCTGGTTCTGCAACCGGAGGcagaaggagaagaggatgaCCCCGCCCGGGGAGCAGCCCCccgggccgccgccgccgccgccgccgcccgggCCCCcggggccgccgccgccgcccgggCCGCCCCACGACGTCTACGGCCACGCGGTGAAGACAGACGCGTCGCGCCACGATCTGTGA